The following coding sequences lie in one Chanos chanos chromosome 4, fChaCha1.1, whole genome shotgun sequence genomic window:
- the LOC115809176 gene encoding desmoglein-2-like translates to MVRNVFQTEASPEPSVALRRNKREWIVPPQVLEENVDYTKREYIARIRSDKEDEALRNVRYSLKGVGADQEPFNLFVVNPDTGYVRVTGMLDREAIAQYNLSGVATFTDGRIAENDIELRIKVKDQNDNPPVFDVISPGSVYELSPSNTPVMMIRATDRDEPGTPHSKIRYEIIEQRPAGKMMFTVTPNGEVRVKEGTLDRETQDTYTLIVRGTDLDGAVGGNTGTGTVMINILDVNDNVPTLEQETFEGSIEENTNNVEVMRLKASDLDVMNTDNWTAKFDIVSGNEAGYFSIKTDPDTNEGILMLNKAVDYEDVKDLNLGIAVGNMAPFHPSVSSGVSEIIIKPGGASAGGGGGGGGGGGGGGGSGGGSGGGSGGGSGGGTGAGTGGGSGSGKVYNVNIKVKDQPEGPRFNPEVKAVPISEDGNTVSINKVIAKYPAIDGDTLLPAENVRYAKIKDPDNWITIDEETAEIKLNKLPDRESKFLKNGTYYAEVICMTQDLPSKTATGTIAIQVEDFNDHCPELKSKTQTMCTDQNFVYVTAVDNDAFPNGAPFTFAVVKEASTGEWKVERLNDTTVILKSAEEMWPGQYKVTLDVRDQQDKACPDLQVLDIKVCTCSEEQVCGNRGAESTGAELGPAGIGLIFLGLLLLLLLLLLALFCQCGGASGMGAFSDIPFETKEHLISYHTEGIGEDREVPIMEPDHGKWGIGGSSWVGAADVKTSNVGVTSSAMNAMDMDVWNYGVGGGGAVMAAGAATVAASAASAGMGGGSYHRVESSYDEMALSTAFLEEYYSKKVDSAVEDSLAKDSQLVYEFEGQGSPVGSIGCCSLLDIQEDFRFLDNLGPKFVTLAEICGGSEIHTEVSALPPPKPNPVPAAATVSVENIMNTVNSVRSTSMETRPNTVVTDNVVVENNRSTLHKENNLSTLHRENNLSTLHKVNGGQTLVLQQQQPLYYMVEQQVPSAVLVAERPPVTLGQSMYVVGGAPVQGLNTGLIQTANLSGSQIMLVEGAAPAGQVLQGTIQRGGLSGSQGLVLLEDQGSQVLQGAQIIHGTLPRTIVSGGGAQNVLVVESQGGVIAESQNGIMGMSGSTQKVSKSPSSQKVVVQERKVVTSQSQSTTQ, encoded by the exons ATGGTACGCAat GTTTTCCAGACTGAAGCCAGTCCAGAGCCCTCTGTTGCCTTgaggagaaacaagagagaatgGATCGTTCCCCCACAAGTTCTTGAGGAAAATGTGGATTACACCAAAAGAGAATATATCGCTCGG ATTCGCTCTGATAAGGAGGACGAGGCCCTTCGCAATGTGAGGTACTCTCTGAAGGGGGTTGGTGCTGACCAAGAACCTTTTAACCTGTTTGTGGTAAACCCTGACACTGGTTACGTCCGTGTCACAGGGATGCTGGACCGAGAAGCCATCGCCCAGTACAAC ctTTCAGGAGTTGCTACATTCACTGATGGAAGAATAGCAGAGAATGATATTGAGCTGCGTATCAAAGTCAAGGACCAGAATGACAACCCACCTGTCTTTGACGTCATCTCCCCGGGTTCTGTCTATGAACTCAGTCCGTCCA ACACCCCAGTCATGATGATTCGAGCGACAGACAGAGACGAGCCAGGAACGCCTCATAGTAAGATCCGATATGAGATTATCGAGCAGAGGCCTGCAGGAAAAATGATGTTTACAGTCACTCCAAATGGAGAGGTCCGAGTTAAGGAGGGCACTCTGGACAGAGAG ACACAAGACACCTACACGCTGATTGTGAGGGGGACTGATCTGGATGGGGCAGTGGGAGGTAACACAGGCACAGGGACCGTCATGATCAACATCCTCGATGTTAACGACAACGTTCCAACTCTGGAGCAAGAAACT ttTGAGGGCAGTATTGAGGAGAATACAAATAATGTTGAGGTGATGAGATTGAAAGCTTCAGATCTCGATGTCATGAACACGGACAACTGGACTGCCAAGTTTGACATAGTCTCAGGCAATGAGGCTGGATACTTCAGCATTAAAACTGACCCTGATACCAACGAGGGAATCCTTATGCTAAACAAG GCTGTGGATTATGAGGATGTCAAAGACCTGAACCTTGGGATTGCAGTAGGCAACATGGCCCCTTTCCATCCCTCTGTTTCATCAGGGGTGTCGGAAATCATTATTAAACCAGGAGGAGCTTcagcaggaggtggaggtggaggtggaggcggaggtggaggtgggggaggCAGCGGAGGAGGCAGTGGAGGAGGCAGCGGAGGAGGCAGCGGAGGAGGAACTGGAGCAGGAACTGGAGGAGGAAGTGGAAGTGGTAAAGTCTACAACGTCAACATCAAGGTAAAAGACCAACCCGAAGGCCCACGATTTAACCCGGAGGTAAAAGCTGTGCCCATATCAGAAGACGGCAACACAGTCAGTATCAATAAAGTCATCGCTAAGTACCCGGCCATTGATGGGGATACCCTCCTTCCAGCAGAAAACGTCAG ATATGCCAAAATAAAAGACCCAGATAACTGGATAACCATCGACGAGGAGACAGCAGAAATAAAACTCAACAAGCTGCCAGACAGAGAGTCCAAATTCCTCAAGAACGGAACATACTACGCTGAGGTCATTTGCATGACCCAAG ACCTGCCCTCCAAGACAGCAACAGGCACCATCGCCATCCAGGTGGAGGACTTTAATGATCATTGTCCTGAGCTGAAAAGTAAAACCCAGACCATGTGCACTGATCAGAACTTTGTCTACGTCACTGCGGTGGACAACGACGCTTTCCCCAACGGAGCTCCTTTCACTTTCGCCGTCGTCAAAGAGGCCTCCACCGGCGAGTGGAAGGTTGAGCGTCTCAACG ACACAACAGTCATTCTGAAGTCTGCTGAGGAGATGTGGCCAGGACAGTACAAGGTGACCTTGGATGTCCGTGACCAGCAGGACAAGGCGTGCCCAGACCTTCAGGTGCTGGACATAAAAGTATGCACCTGTTCAGAGGAGCAGGTCTGTGGGAACCGCGGAGCTGAGTCCACAGGAGCAGAATTAGGCCCAGCTGGCATCGGACTGATCTTCCTGGGTCTCCTCCTGCTGCTTC TTCTACTTCTCCTGGCACTCTTCTGTCAGTGTGGGGGCGCTAGTGGCATGGGAGCCTTCAGCGATATTCCCTTTGAAACGAAAGAACATCTGATCTCTTACCATACGGAGGGCATTGGGGAAGACCGG GAAGTGCCCATCATGGAGCCGGATCATGGCAAGTGGGGCATCGGTGGGTCGTCTTGGGTAGGAGCAGCTGACGTTAAAACATCAAATGTTGGTGTCACGTCGTCTGCGATGAACGCTATGGATATGGATGTCTGGAATTACGGTGTCGGTGGTGGCGGAGCTGTTATGGCTGCTGGTGCTGCTACTGTTGCTGCCAGTGCTGCCAGTGCAGGGATGGGAGGTGGTTCCTATCACAGGGTTGAAAGTTCCTATGATGAAATGGCCCTCTCCACAGCATTTCTAGAGGAATACTACTCAAAG AAGGTGGACTCAGCAGTAGAAGATAGCCTGGCTAAAGACAGTCAGCTGGTGTATGAGTTTGAAGGTCAAGGTTCTCCCGTTGGCTCTATTGGCTGCTGCAGTCTCCTCGACATACAGGAGGACTTCCGGTTCCTTGACAATCTGGGGCCCAAGTTTGTCACCCTGGCTGAGATATGCGGTGGATCTGAAATCCACACTGAGGTCTCTGCCCTCCCACCACCGAAGCCCAACCCTGTCCCCGCCGCCGCCACGGTCTCTGTGGAAAACATCATGAACACTGTCAACAGCGTACGCAGCACCTCGATGGAGACACGCCCGAACACGGTAGTCACAGACAACGTGGTCGTGGAAAACAACCGGTCAACCCTgcacaaagaaaacaacctGTCAACcctgcacagagaaaacaacctGTCAACCCTGCACAAAGTGAATGGCGGCCAGACGCTCGttctccagcagcagcagcctctGTACTACATGGTGGAGCAGCAGGTGCCCAGCGCTGTCCTGGTGGCGGAGAGGCCTCCGGTTACCCTGGGGCAGAGCATGTACGTGGTGGGTGGAGCTCCAGTACAGGGCCTTAACACAGGTCTCATCCAAACAGCAAATCTCTCCGGCTCTCAGATAATGCTCGTGGAGGGTGCGGCCCCGGCGGGACAGGTTCTCCAGGGAACGATTCAGAGGGGAGGCCTAAGTGGATCTCAGGGACTAGTTTTACTGGAGGATCAGGGCAGTCAGGTCCTGCAGGGGGCTCAGATCATACATGGCACCCTCCCCAGGACCATCGTTTCAGGCGGGGGGGCTCAGAATGTTCTGGTAGTGGAAAGTCAGGGCGGGGTCATCGCAGAGTCACAGAATGGCATTATGGGAATGAGCGGATCCACCCAGAAAGTTAGCAAAAGTCCATCCTCACAAAAGGTCGTCGTCCAGGAGAGAAAAGTTGTTACGAGCCAAAGCCAATCTACCACTCAGTGA
- the LOC115809177 gene encoding desmoglein-2-like produces MRLALIKKVCTAIQFGMNLGCIVSNFFASVLSDEVQRGRHAKIQRHKRAWVPPARTLTENVDYTKAPYVAKIRSDKDTGLRYTLKGPGANQEPVNLFVVEPSTGLVRITGILDREKKEKYVLTGIAWYKNGSIAEEDISFSIEVEDQNDCAPVFDHTNVANVYESSPQGTFVLQVQATDNDKANTPHTKLAYSIVKQEPDDQNRMFSIDRDTGKILVKETNLDRETQDFYILTLRVEDMDGGKDSNSDTKTLRINILDINDNMPVLEKEEYTGRVDENTANMEVLRVKTIDLDEDHTDNWLAEFEITSGNEDGIFKIETDPRTNEGVLYIVKPVDYETVKSIDIGLAVKNKAPLGAGAGAGAGGGSGGGSGGGGGGGGGGGGSGSGGGGPGSGGGGGGGGSSGSGGGGGGKRKSYPVKILVNNLPDGPKFRPSVKPIPVSENSGKNTLPTSLGAYKAQNGDTGEDAENVRYAKGYDPDNWISIDGDTADIKLIKLPDRESPYVVNGTYNAEIFCITEDLSLRTATGTIALQVEDVNDNCPRLTTELQNVCTNTKIVTITAKDTDGHPNGPPLKFTLIDGETNGKWDLQQTSDETAALRPKEDLWPGYYTVTLEIADNQGVACPDKQVLQIQSCDCSAENNTCDVQVQAGSVIGTARDKSSTFGKAGIGALILGFLVLLLVPVLLLSCNGWSNIAGEFTDLPFDTKEHLISYHTEGQGEDREVPLMSVPVVTSVGGEFAAIQSANVNPICSAFVRDDTFDYDQTEPMLMNYSLQRESPYLGGTDITLPDAFLEQHFTEKSYIMAEKVPLNDSQQVYEFEGQGSLVGSIGCCSLLDTQDDLQFLDNLGPKFVTLAEICSGSEIYTEVSAPPPPKPNPVPAAAAVSVEMNMNTVNSMSMETHVERQERNTVVQDNTVVEDNTVVEDKLVVQENRSATLPNVNTGQVLVLQQQQPLYYMVEQQVPSAVLVAERPPVTLGQSMYVVGGAPQAEGLLVHSGVPAQATLSGTTQGMYVLNGASIQPHAAGSSGNNITISPTSSACETILIQGAPMGANGLVISNGSSEQGGISGLHSETLKNGEMSVISGIGMGLGHVVMGEELRGSNKGLVHMSHQNSVALVESSGRSCPALVESAGPIIHSPVMMSPLPLSPVALSSFQFQGQSSKENVVLVERQVSQNGNSVQVNAPVKSVIVG; encoded by the exons ATGCGATTGGCCCTGATTAAAAAAGTGTGCACCGCAATACAGTTTGGGATGAACTTGGGATGTATCGTGTCTAACTTCTTTGCGTCG GTCTTGTCAGACGAAGTGCAACGTGGAAGACATGCCAAAATACAGCGGCACAAAAGAGCGTGGGTCCCGCCAGCGAGAACGCTTACGGAAAATGTGGACTACACTAAAGCGCCGTACGTTGCCAAG ATCCGCTCAGATAAGGACACAGGGCTGCGCTACACCTTGAAGGGACCCGGGGCTAACCAGGAACCAGTGAACCTGTTTGTCGTGGAACCATCTACAGGACTTGTCCGTATCACTGGAATCCTTGAtcgagagaaaaaggagaaatacgTA CTGACAGGTATTGCATGGTACAAGAATGGTTCCATAGCTGAAGAAGACATTAGCTTTTCTATTGAGGTGGAGGACCAAAATGACTGTGCCCCTGTTTTTGACCACACAAATGTAGCAAATGTTTATGAGTCCAGCCCTCAGG GAACATTTGTTCTTCAAGTTCAGGCTACAGATAACGACAAAGCAAACACTCCTCACACTAAACTGGCATACTCCATAGTGAAGCAGGAGCCCGATGATCAAAATCGCATGTTTTCAATTGATAGAGACACTGGAAAGATACTTGTCAAGGAGACAAATCTTGATAGAGAG ACCCAAGACTTCTACATTCTAACACTGAGAGTAGAAGATATGGATGGAGGAAAAGACAGCAACTCAGACACAAAGACTCTCAGAATAAACATTCTGGACATCAATGACAACATGCCAGTGCTGGAGAAGGAAGAG TACACAGGGAGAGTGGATGAGAACACAGCCAACATGGAGGTGTTGCGTGTGAAAACAATAGACTTAGATGAAGACCATACGGATAACTGGCTCGCCGAGTTTGAGATCACGTCGGGGAATGAAGACggcatttttaaaattgaaacGGATCCCAGAACAAATGAAGGAGTACTGTATATTGTCAAG CCAGTTGATTACGAGACAGTCAAATCAATCGACATAGGACTGGCTGTTAAGAACAAAGCTCCTttaggagcaggagcaggagctggAGCTGGTGGAGGATCAGGAGGGGGgagtggaggtggtggaggaggaggaggaggaggaggtggctcAGGAAGTGGAGGAGGTGGCCCGGGaagtggaggtggtggaggaggaggaggtagctcaggaagtggaggaggtggaggagg TAAGCGTAAGAGCTACCCGGTGAAGATCTTAGTGAACAACCTTCCAGATGGCCCAAAGTTCCGGCCAAGTGTCAAACCTATACCTGTGTCTGAAAACAGTGGGAAAAACACTCTACCCACAAGTCTGGGTGCCTACAAAGCCCAGAACGGGGACACTGGTGAGGATGCAGAGAATGTTAG ATACGCTAAAGGATATGACCCAGACAACTGGATATCAATAGACGGGGATACGGCTGACATTAAACTCATCAAACTGCCCGATCGAGAGTCCCCCTATGTTGTGAATGGAACATACAACGCCGAGATCTTCTGCATAACGGAAG ATTTGTCACTGAGGACGGCTACAGGGACAATAGCACTGCAGGTGGAAGATGTCAATGATAACTGTCCAAGGTTGACCACTGAGCTGCAAAATGTCTGCACCAACACAAAGATTGTGACTATAACAGCCAAGGATACGGATGGACATCCTAATGGTCCCCCCTTAAAGTTCACTCTCATTGATGGGGAGACCAATGGAAAATGGGATTTGCAGCAGACAAGTG ATGAAACTGCTGCACTGCGGCCTAAGGAAGATTTATGGCCTGGTTACTACACAGTCACCCTCGAAATAGCAGACAATCAGGGCGTGGCCTGCCCTGACAAACAGGTCCTCCAAATCCAGTCATGTGATTGTTCAGCAGAAAACAATACTTGTGATGTTCAAGTGCAAGCTGGAAGCGTCATTGGAACAGCAAGAGATAAATCGTCCACTTTTGGAAAAGCAGGAATCGGCGCATTGATTCTAGGATTCTTGGTCCTACTCT tGGTGCCTGTCCTCCTGTTAAGCTGTAATGGCTGGAGTAATATTGCAGGAGAATTCACTGACCTGCCATTTGATACAAAGGAGCATTTGATTTCCTACCACACTGAGGGCCaaggagaggacaga GAGGTGCCATTGATGAGTGTACCAGTAGTAACTTCTGTTGGAGGGGAATTCGCTGCCATCCAAAGTGCCAACGTGAACCCCATATGCTCTGCTTTCGTCCGGGACGACACCTTTGACTATGACCAGACAGAACCCATGCTGATGAATTATAGTCTCCAGAGAGAGTCCCCGTATCTAGGGGGAACAGACATAACTCTGCCTGATGCATTCCTGGAGCAACATTTCACAGAG AAGTCGTATATAATGGCAGAAAAAGTCCCTTTGAATGACAGTCAGCAAGTGTATGAGTTTGAAGGTCAAGGTTCTCTCGTTGGCTCTATTGGCTGCTGCAGTCTCCTCGACACACAGGACGACCTCCAGTTCCTTGACAACCTGGGCCCAAAGTTTGTCACCCTGGCTGAGATATGCAGTGGATCTGAAATCTACACAGAGGTCTCTGCCCCTCCACCACCAAAGCCCAACCCTGTGCCTGCCGCTGCAGCGGTttctgtggaaatgaacatgaaCACTGTCAACAGCATGTCAATGGAGACGCATGTggagagacaagaaagaaaCACGGTAGTCCAAGACAACACGGTAGTGGAAGACAACACGGTAGTGGAAGACAAATTGGTAGTGCAAGAAAACCGGTCAGCCACCCTGCCCAACGTCAACACTGGCCAGGTGCTTGttctccagcagcagcagcctctGTACTACATGGTGGAGCAGCAGGTGCCCAGCGCTGTCCTGGTGGCGGAGAGGCCTCCTGTTACACTGGGACAGAGCATGTACGTGGTGGGTGGAGCTCCACAGGCAGAGGGGCTGCTAGTCCACAGTGGTGTCCCAGCACAGGCCACCCTGAGTGGGACAACACAGGGAATGTATGTGCTGAATGGAGCTTCCATTCAACCTCACGCTGCTGGAAGTTCAGGAAATAACATCACCATCAGTCCCACCTCCTCTGCCTGTGAAACCATACTGATCCAAGGAGCTCCAATGGGAGCTAATGGTCTGGTGATCAGTAATGGCTCTTCAGAACAGGGTGGCATTTCTGGCCTTCACAGTGAGACCCTTAAAAATGGTGAAATGTCAGTCATCTCAGGAATCGGTATGGGACTGGGGCATGTGGTCATGGGGGAGGAGCTAAGAGGGTCAAATAAGGGGCTAGTTCACATGAGTCATCAAAATAGCGTGGCCCTCGTCGAAAGTTCAGGCAGGTCTTGTCCGGCACTTGTCGAAAGTGCAGGACCTATCATTCACAGCCCAGTAATGATGAGTCCTTTGCCTCTTAGTCCAGTAGCTTTGAGTTCATTCCAATTTCAGGGACAGAGTAGCAAAGAGAATGTGGTTTTGGTGGAAAGGCAGGTCAGTCAGAATGGCAATTCAGTGCAAGTCAACGCACCAGTGAAATCAGTAATAGTAGGGTGA